Proteins from a single region of Stutzerimonas stutzeri:
- the nirB gene encoding nitrite reductase large subunit NirB, which yields MSSTVTPLTLEKLVIVGNGMVGHHCIEQLIERGALTRYELHVFGEERQRAYDRVHLSEYFGGRDAESLAMCDAAYYSSHGVYTHLGVQVLGIDRERKEVVTSAGRQPYDQLILATGSYPFVPPITGAEGSARLVYRTLDDLDAIRAAATNARRGVVVGGGLLGLEAANALKSLGLEAHVVEFAPRLMPVQLDGEGGAALKARIEALGVGVHLSRATQEIVAGEDYAWRMNFTDGEFLETDLIVFSAGIRPQDALGHVAELEIAPRGGIVIDSECRTSDPAIFAIGECASWNGSVFGLVAPGYSMARSVAAQLAEEPHEPFYGADMSTKLKLLGVDVGSIGDAHGATPGSRSYRFIDEASASYRRLVVSADGKTVLGAVLVGDNSYYDTLLQYAQNGIKLPADPSALILPQTEGAPTLGPDALPASATICSCHNVSKGAVCCQVDAGVTDLGELKAATKAATGCGGCSALLKLVFDAELAARGVAVDKSLCEHFAYTRQELYGIVRVEGIQSFAELLAKHGRGHVGCDICKPTVGSILASCWNQPITDPALIPLQDTNDTFMANMQKNGTYSVVPRIPGGEITPEGLIAIGQVAKKYDLYTKITGGQRIDLFGAQLHELPDIWGELIAAGFETGHAYGKSLRTVKSCVGSTWCRYGVQDSVGMALRLEDRYKGLRAPHKIKFAVSGCTRECAEAQSKDIGVIATDKGWNLYVCGNGGMRPRHAELFATDLDDEALIRTIDRVLMFYVRTADKLQRTSVWRESLEGGLDYLKDVILDDSLGLAAELESQMQHVVDSYQCEWANAISDPEKLKRFRTFVNDGRGDPDIHFVKERGQRRPVRASELHLIPLTQEVL from the coding sequence ATGAGTTCTACCGTCACTCCGCTCACGCTCGAAAAACTGGTCATCGTCGGCAACGGCATGGTCGGTCACCACTGCATCGAACAGCTGATCGAGCGCGGCGCCCTCACCCGCTACGAGCTGCATGTGTTCGGCGAAGAGCGCCAGCGCGCCTACGACCGCGTGCACCTGTCCGAATACTTCGGCGGTCGCGACGCCGAGTCGCTGGCCATGTGCGATGCCGCCTACTACAGCAGCCACGGCGTCTACACCCATCTGGGCGTTCAGGTGCTGGGTATCGACCGCGAACGTAAGGAGGTCGTCACCAGTGCCGGCCGTCAGCCTTACGACCAACTGATTCTTGCCACCGGCTCCTACCCCTTCGTGCCACCGATCACCGGTGCCGAAGGCAGCGCGCGCCTGGTCTACCGCACCCTTGATGATCTCGATGCCATTCGCGCCGCGGCGACCAATGCCCGTCGCGGTGTGGTGGTTGGCGGCGGTCTGCTCGGGCTGGAAGCAGCCAACGCGCTAAAGTCGCTCGGACTGGAAGCCCATGTCGTCGAATTCGCCCCGCGCCTGATGCCGGTGCAGCTGGACGGCGAAGGCGGTGCGGCATTGAAGGCGCGCATCGAGGCCCTCGGCGTTGGCGTGCATCTGTCGCGAGCCACCCAGGAGATCGTCGCCGGCGAGGACTACGCCTGGCGGATGAACTTCACCGACGGCGAATTCCTCGAAACCGACCTGATCGTGTTTTCCGCCGGCATCCGCCCGCAAGACGCCCTCGGCCATGTCGCGGAGCTGGAGATCGCTCCGCGCGGCGGCATCGTCATCGACAGCGAATGCCGCACCTCGGACCCGGCGATCTTCGCCATCGGCGAGTGCGCCAGCTGGAACGGCAGCGTGTTCGGACTGGTTGCACCGGGCTACAGCATGGCGCGCAGTGTCGCCGCGCAGCTGGCCGAGGAACCCCACGAGCCCTTCTACGGCGCCGACATGTCGACCAAGCTCAAGCTGCTCGGCGTGGATGTAGGCTCCATCGGCGATGCCCACGGCGCCACACCAGGCTCGCGCAGTTACCGTTTCATTGATGAGGCTAGCGCCAGCTACCGCCGTCTGGTGGTGTCAGCTGACGGCAAGACCGTGCTCGGCGCGGTGCTGGTCGGTGACAACAGCTACTACGACACTCTGCTGCAATACGCGCAGAACGGCATCAAGCTGCCGGCCGATCCGTCCGCGCTGATCCTGCCGCAGACCGAGGGCGCTCCGACGCTTGGCCCGGACGCCCTGCCGGCCAGCGCGACCATCTGCTCCTGTCACAACGTCAGCAAGGGCGCGGTGTGCTGCCAGGTCGACGCCGGCGTCACCGATCTCGGCGAACTCAAGGCCGCGACCAAGGCGGCCACCGGCTGCGGCGGCTGCAGCGCCCTGCTCAAGCTGGTGTTCGATGCCGAGCTGGCCGCGCGCGGCGTGGCGGTGGACAAGAGCCTCTGCGAGCACTTCGCCTACACCCGCCAGGAGCTCTACGGCATCGTCCGCGTCGAGGGCATCCAGAGCTTCGCCGAACTGCTGGCCAAACACGGCCGCGGCCATGTCGGTTGCGACATCTGCAAGCCGACGGTGGGTTCGATCCTGGCCTCGTGCTGGAACCAGCCGATCACCGATCCGGCGCTGATTCCGCTGCAGGACACCAACGACACCTTCATGGCCAACATGCAGAAGAACGGCACCTACTCGGTGGTACCGCGCATCCCGGGCGGCGAGATCACCCCGGAGGGGCTGATCGCCATCGGCCAGGTGGCGAAGAAATACGACCTCTACACCAAGATCACTGGCGGCCAGCGCATCGACCTGTTCGGTGCTCAGCTGCACGAACTGCCGGACATCTGGGGCGAGCTGATCGCCGCCGGCTTCGAAACCGGCCACGCCTACGGCAAGAGCCTGCGCACGGTGAAATCCTGCGTCGGCAGTACCTGGTGCCGTTACGGTGTGCAGGACAGCGTCGGCATGGCGCTGCGCCTGGAGGACCGTTACAAGGGCCTGCGTGCACCGCACAAGATCAAGTTCGCCGTATCCGGTTGCACCCGTGAATGCGCCGAAGCGCAAAGCAAGGACATCGGCGTGATCGCCACCGACAAAGGCTGGAACCTCTATGTCTGCGGTAACGGCGGCATGCGCCCGCGGCATGCCGAGCTGTTCGCCACCGACCTCGACGACGAAGCGCTGATACGCACCATCGACCGCGTGCTGATGTTCTACGTGCGCACCGCCGACAAGCTGCAGCGCACTTCGGTCTGGCGCGAGAGCCTGGAAGGCGGCCTTGACTACCTGAAGGACGTCATCCTCGACGACAGCCTGGGCCTTGCCGCCGAGCTGGAAAGCCAGATGCAGCACGTGGTCGACAGCTACCAGTGCGAATGGGCCAATGCCATCTCCGATCCGGAGAAGCTCAAGCGCTTCCGCACCTTCGTCAACGACGGACGCGGCGACCCCGACATCCACTTCGTTAAGGAGCGTGGCCAGCGTCGGCCGGTGCGCGCCAGCGAACTTCACCTGATCCCACTTACCCAGGAGGTGCTCTGA